TAATCGCCCATCAGGCTGGCGCCGCTGATGCATCCAGTGTAGGCGGCCACGTCGCGCGCGATCTCGTCGGGCAGCGTCTTCAGCAGCACGATATCGCTGACCGCCATGCGCCCGCCCGGCTTCAGCACCCGCGCGATCTCCCGGAACACCGCCGGCTTGTCCGGGCTGAGGTTGATGACGCAGTTGCTGATCACGTAATCCACCGACCCGTCCTCGACCGGCAGCTTCTCGATGAACCCTTTGCGGAACTCGACGTTGGTGGCGCCCAGCTTCTCGGCGTTGGCGCGCGCCCGGGCCAGCATGTCGTCGGTCATGTCCACCCCGATCACCCGGCCGGTCGGCCCCACGATGCGCCACGCCAGGAAGGCATCGAATCCGGCGCCCGAGCCCAGGTCGAGCACCGTCATGCCCGGCTGCACCTCGCTCATGGCCAGCGGATTCCCGCATCCCAGGCCCAGGTTCGCGCCTTCGCCCAGGGCCACCTCCTCCGGGCTGTAGCCGATGGCGATGGCGGTGTTGGCGGTCCCGCAGCCGCAGCCCGACTGCTCGCCGCGCGCGATGGAGCCGTACCTCTGCTGCACTGCGTCAATGATGGCGTTCTTGTCCATACCATTCCTTTCGCTTATTCGAACTGAGGTTTGCGTTCCGCTCCTGTCTGCGCTGCCGCGAAACCGCAGCCGCCGCCGCGCTCGATGCAGCAGTTCAGCATGTGTAGTGCATCGAGCAGTTTGTTGCGTGATGCTGCCGGGATGGCGTCCACGATGGCGGTGGTGCGCTCCCCCATCAGGCGGTCGATGCGCTGCCGCACCTTCCGGCCTTCAGCCGTGATCTCCACCCGGGCCGCGCGTCCGTCTTTCTGCGCGCCCCGCACCCGCCGCACCAGCCCCAGCTTCTCCAGCCGCTCCAGCACCCGGGTCATGGCGCTGGGGCTGATCCCCGCCGCCTGCGCCAGGTCGGACAGCCGTGCCCCTTCTTGCTGCACCAATGTCCGCAGGATGGAACACTGCCGCGACGTCAGTCCTTCACAGCAGATCTCGTCCGGCCCCACCTGCCCCAGCAGCCGGGCCAGCCGCTCCAGCTCCCGGTACCAGCCGGCAATGTCGGTCGTCCGCGCCATGCAGGAAATCCTAATCCAATATATTTGCATGAGTCAATCAAATTATATTTCCCCCTCGGGGCAGCCGGCGGTTTTCGTGGATTTGTGATTTGCGATGGGTGATTTGTGATGAGTTGTGCGGGTCAATCGCCAATCACAAATCACAAATCGCCAATCCCGCTAGTCCGCCCCCGCTTCGCACGCCGGGAGTTCCGGCCCACGCATCGGGGCGCCTTCCCGCACCCGCACCTTGGCGCTGGTCACCAGCGCCACCGCCGCGATGATCACCACCGACCCGGCCACGATGAACCCGTCGATCTTCTCGTGCAGGACCAGCCAGCCCAGGAACACCGCCACCACCGGGTTCACGTAGGCATAGGTCGCCACCTTGCCCGTCGGGACGTGGTCGAGCAGCCAGATGTAGGCCGTGTACCCGACCAGCGAGCCAAAGATCACGAGGTACGTGATGGCCCCCAGGCCGCTCGCCGTCCAGTGCGACTTGGGGATGTCGCCCAGGGCCAGCGCGATCAGGAAGTTCACCACCCCGGCGATCAGCATCTCCCAGCCGGTCGCGGCATACACCCCGACACTCACCGACCAGCGCCGCGACAGGGTGGAACCGAACGCCCACACTCCCGACGTCCCCACCAGCAGCAGCCCGGCCAGCAGTTGCATCTTGCCCAGGCCGGCGCGCGCCGCCGTCAGCTTCGGCCAGAGCAGGATTACCAGTCCGACGATGCCCAGCCCGATCCCCGCCAGCCCGCGCCGCGACAGGTGGTCGCCCTTCATCAGCCAGGTGTCGATCACCAGGAACCACAGCGGCACGATGGCGATGATGAGCGCCGCCAGTCCGCTCGGCACGTACAGCTCCGCCCAGCCCAGCAGCACGTTGGCCACGCTCAGCAGCAGGATGCCCACCACGCTCAGCTTCACCAAGTCGGGGCCGGTGATGCTGATCTTCTTCCCCTGCGCCGCGCACACCGCCAGCATGATCAGCCCCGCCACCGTGAACCGCAGCATGCCCATGACGTACGGCGGAAACGATTCCACGGCGATGCGGATGCCCAGATAGGTCGAGCCCCAGAACAGGTACACCAGCCCGAAGGCCAGGGCGACACGGAACCGGTGCTGTTTTTGCTCCGCGGTCATGCGTTTTCCTAGGCTATCAGACGAGGCCCGCGGCTCCGCTGATGCGAAAAAGTTGACCGCAGCAGGCATCTGCTGAGTACTGGGTACTAGGTACTGGGTACTTCTTCCGGGGGTTCCGCGCCCGCCGCTACTTGGCTATAATTGACCCAGGAGTTGGCGTATGAGTTTTGACCGTTTCCACTGCCCCTCCACCGCCCGCCCCAACCTCTTCGCGGGTGACTAAACACTCCTCTCTTCACGAAAAGCCCTTCGTAGAGACGCCACTTGTGGCATCTCCACAGCTTGCATCGAGACGCCGTGAACGGCGTCTCCACCGAAGATCAGAAGAGAGGACCCCATGGCTACCATGACCCATACCGCAGGACCGAAGCTCATCACCAAGCTGCCTGGGCCCAACGCCCAGCGCGTGCTCAAGGGCGACGAGAAGTGGATCTCGCCCTCCTACACCCGTTCCTACCCGCTGGTCGCCCGTCGCGGCCGCGGCATCGTCATCGAGGACGTGGACGGCAACGAGTTCTTCGACATGTCCGCCGGCATCGCCGTGACCTCCACCGGCCACTGCCACCCGGAGATCGTGGCCGCCGTCCAGAAGCAGGCTGCCGAGCTCATCCACATGTCCGGCACCGACTTCTACTACGAGAGCATGATCACCCTGGCGGAGCGCCTCTCCAAGGTCGCGCCCATGAAAGGGCCGCACCGGATCTACTACGGCAACTCGGGGACCGAAGCCATCGAGGCCGCGCTCAAGCTGGCCCGCTACCACACCAAGCGCCAGCACTTCATCGCCTTCTACGGCGCCTTCCATGGACGCACCATGGGCGCGCTTTCGCTCACCGCCTCCAAGCCGCAGCAGCGCCGCCGCTTCGCCCCGCTGGTGCCCGGCGTGACCCACATTCCCTACCCCAATCTCTATCGCCGTCCCGCCGGGACCGACGCCAGCGACTACGCCGCCGGCTGCGCCCGCTTCCTCGAAGACAAGGTCTTCAAGACCACCGTCCCGCCGGAAGAAGTCGCCGCCGTCTTCGTCGAGCCCTTCCAAGGCGAGGGCGGGTACTTGCCCGCGCCTCCGGCCTTCATGCAGGAGCTGCGCCGCATCTGCGACGTCCACGGCATCCTGCTGGTCTGCGACGAAGTGCAGTCCGGCTGCGGACGCACCGGCAAATGGTGGGCGGTGGAGCACACCGGGGTCGAGCCCGACATGGTCACCATCGCCAAGGGCATCGCCAGCGGCATGCCCCTTGGCGTCCTGCTCACCCGCGCCGAGCTCATGGACTGGGTGCCCGGCTCGCACGCCTCCACCTTCGGCGGCAACCCGGTCTGCATCGCCGCCGCCCTGGCCACCATGGACGTGCTCGAGCGCGAGGCCATCAAGAACTCCGCGGCTGTCGGCAAGCACGTGATGCAGCGCATCCAGGGCTGGCCCAAGAAGCACCGCATCGTCGGCGACGTCCGCGGGCTGGGCCTGATGATCGGCATTGAGATCGTCAAGGACCAGGCATCCAAGGGCATCGACAAGGACACCCGCGACCGCATCGTCGAGCTGGCCTTCGAGCGCGGCGTGCTGTTCCTGGGCGCGGGCGAGAACACTATCCGCATGTCGCCACCGCTCATCGTCACCGCCGAGCAGGCCGACATCGCCCTCGACGTCCTCGAGGAGTGCATCACCCTGGCCGAGAGCGGCAAGGCCAAGTCATAGGAAAACATGGGCGCGGGTCAAAGACCCGCGCCCATATCGGCATCCGCTTAACACCGTTTCAATCCGTGGCCGCTCCCTGCGCTGGCGGTGTGCGCGCGAATTGCGCCAGCCGCAGGCGCACCGCGGTCGCTCCCCCGATCTCGACTACGCTTGCCGCCTCGAACTCGACTACTCGTTCGGCGCCTGGGAAATCGCGGCGCGCTTCCGGCTCCCACAGGACGCTTGCGCGCCCCGTCAGCTGCAGGCTTGCCCCGGTTTCGAAATCCACGAACAGCAACCCGGCGCGCGGCTCGACGGCGATGTTCCCCAGCGAATTGAACATTTTGTTCCCTGGGTAATCGGGGAATCGCAGGTGATTCGCGTCCGGGACGCGAACGAAGCCGGGCGCTCCGCCGCGATGCGAGGCGTCGGCCCCGGCCTCGGGGTGCCGGGTGGCGAGGAAGAAAGTGGCCGCGCCCGCGATCCATTCCCGCTGCGCGTCGCTGAGTGATGAGCCGGACAAGACCGAGCGGCCCGCCCCCGGCTGGTCGGGCTCAGCCTCGCGGACATGGATGTACTGTGGGCAGTTGCCGTACACCTCCCGCGGAT
This genomic interval from Terriglobales bacterium contains the following:
- the arsM gene encoding arsenite methyltransferase; the encoded protein is MDKNAIIDAVQQRYGSIARGEQSGCGCGTANTAIAIGYSPEEVALGEGANLGLGCGNPLAMSEVQPGMTVLDLGSGAGFDAFLAWRIVGPTGRVIGVDMTDDMLARARANAEKLGATNVEFRKGFIEKLPVEDGSVDYVISNCVINLSPDKPAVFREIARVLKPGGRMAVSDIVLLKTLPDEIARDVAAYTGCISGASLMGDYIRYALQAGLSELQVKEVAWGAKLAQALMPQEVTCCGGAKEAAEAVASIKLHGKK
- a CDS encoding MarR family transcriptional regulator — encoded protein: MARTTDIAGWYRELERLARLLGQVGPDEICCEGLTSRQCSILRTLVQQEGARLSDLAQAAGISPSAMTRVLERLEKLGLVRRVRGAQKDGRAARVEITAEGRKVRQRIDRLMGERTTAIVDAIPAASRNKLLDALHMLNCCIERGGGCGFAAAQTGAERKPQFE
- a CDS encoding EamA family transporter, which encodes MTAEQKQHRFRVALAFGLVYLFWGSTYLGIRIAVESFPPYVMGMLRFTVAGLIMLAVCAAQGKKISITGPDLVKLSVVGILLLSVANVLLGWAELYVPSGLAALIIAIVPLWFLVIDTWLMKGDHLSRRGLAGIGLGIVGLVILLWPKLTAARAGLGKMQLLAGLLLVGTSGVWAFGSTLSRRWSVSVGVYAATGWEMLIAGVVNFLIALALGDIPKSHWTASGLGAITYLVIFGSLVGYTAYIWLLDHVPTGKVATYAYVNPVVAVFLGWLVLHEKIDGFIVAGSVVIIAAVALVTSAKVRVREGAPMRGPELPACEAGAD
- a CDS encoding acetyl ornithine aminotransferase family protein; translated protein: MATMTHTAGPKLITKLPGPNAQRVLKGDEKWISPSYTRSYPLVARRGRGIVIEDVDGNEFFDMSAGIAVTSTGHCHPEIVAAVQKQAAELIHMSGTDFYYESMITLAERLSKVAPMKGPHRIYYGNSGTEAIEAALKLARYHTKRQHFIAFYGAFHGRTMGALSLTASKPQQRRRFAPLVPGVTHIPYPNLYRRPAGTDASDYAAGCARFLEDKVFKTTVPPEEVAAVFVEPFQGEGGYLPAPPAFMQELRRICDVHGILLVCDEVQSGCGRTGKWWAVEHTGVEPDMVTIAKGIASGMPLGVLLTRAELMDWVPGSHASTFGGNPVCIAAALATMDVLEREAIKNSAAVGKHVMQRIQGWPKKHRIVGDVRGLGLMIGIEIVKDQASKGIDKDTRDRIVELAFERGVLFLGAGENTIRMSPPLIVTAEQADIALDVLEECITLAESGKAKS
- a CDS encoding pyridoxamine 5'-phosphate oxidase family protein, with protein sequence MARIYHEGELAVQSQAGVTPQACEVGKIVRPFIPPAAQAFAREQRIAVLSTADPQGQVWASLLSGPAGFLQAADDLLRSERLPVEGDPGRENLGPGAQAGVLIIDLATRRRMRVNGTVAAVDSGFSLHPREVYGNCPQYIHVREAEPDQPGAGRSVLSGSSLSDAQREWIAGAATFFLATRHPEAGADASHRGGAPGFVRVPDANHLRFPDYPGNKMFNSLGNIAVEPRAGLLFVDFETGASLQLTGRASVLWEPEARRDFPGAERVVEFEAASVVEIGGATAVRLRLAQFARTPPAQGAATD